The following proteins are co-located in the Acidicapsa acidisoli genome:
- a CDS encoding L-lactate permease has product MPLRWFHNYSAVGNSLGLTALVMCIPVVFLFWALSVKRMKGHVAGLLTLLLITIITTLGYGMPVPVALSAAVLGMVNGLFQIGWIILAAVYLYNLTVESGQLEIIKSSIASLSTDRRLQALLIAFCFSAFMEGTAGMGAPVAVCAAMLIGIGFAPLQAALVCLVGNTQPVPFGPLGVPTIMMASVTRIDDHVLARAVGMDMVVLALIIPIFMLVVMAGWKSAIDVLPAALVAGGSYAITCLLVTRYLGPELPALLSSVVSIVSLVVFLKLWKPRQIWRFPNDPDAAGEASKKHSVWQVIYAWTPFLVLMIVMCIWSVPEFKLWMLNASHLVVNIPAWPFLDGIVYRNVPIVAKPTLYAASYRWEVSTAPGTAIFFASLISIVLLRVSPARAVRVFVKSLNQMKIALITLASVVGIAYVANYSGMSYTLALALAFYTGKLFPVVSPVIGWMGVFLTGSVTSSAVLFGKLQQVTALQIGINPVLTTSANLAGGVTGKLISPQSLAISCAATGMAGRETDIFRKTWRYSLILLGIIIALVVVEAYILPGIVPRDVLAPVAAGTG; this is encoded by the coding sequence GTGCCTTTGCGATGGTTCCATAACTACTCCGCGGTCGGCAACAGCCTCGGACTGACTGCGCTGGTCATGTGCATTCCTGTCGTCTTTCTCTTTTGGGCGCTCTCCGTAAAGAGAATGAAGGGCCATGTCGCAGGGCTGCTTACGTTGTTGCTTATTACTATCATCACCACGCTGGGATACGGAATGCCAGTGCCAGTCGCGCTTTCGGCCGCAGTGCTGGGGATGGTCAACGGGCTCTTCCAGATTGGATGGATCATTCTGGCCGCAGTCTACCTCTACAATCTCACTGTGGAATCGGGACAGCTGGAGATCATCAAGAGTTCGATAGCATCGCTTTCCACCGATCGTAGATTGCAGGCTTTGTTGATTGCGTTTTGTTTTTCCGCATTCATGGAAGGCACAGCGGGCATGGGCGCGCCGGTTGCAGTGTGTGCGGCGATGCTGATCGGTATTGGGTTTGCACCGCTGCAGGCGGCCCTAGTCTGTCTCGTCGGCAATACGCAGCCGGTTCCATTTGGTCCCCTCGGAGTTCCGACCATCATGATGGCCAGCGTAACCAGGATCGACGATCATGTTCTGGCTAGAGCTGTAGGAATGGACATGGTCGTACTTGCCCTGATCATCCCCATTTTCATGCTGGTGGTCATGGCAGGGTGGAAGAGTGCCATTGACGTACTTCCGGCGGCGCTTGTGGCCGGTGGAAGCTACGCCATCACCTGCCTCCTTGTAACTCGCTATCTAGGGCCTGAGCTACCTGCGCTACTATCTTCGGTTGTCTCCATCGTATCTCTTGTTGTATTTCTGAAGCTCTGGAAGCCCAGGCAAATCTGGCGATTTCCGAATGATCCGGATGCGGCGGGCGAAGCCTCGAAGAAGCACAGCGTTTGGCAAGTCATCTACGCGTGGACCCCATTTCTTGTTCTTATGATCGTCATGTGCATCTGGAGCGTGCCGGAGTTCAAGCTTTGGATGCTCAATGCCAGCCACCTGGTAGTCAACATACCTGCATGGCCCTTCCTGGATGGCATCGTATACAGGAACGTCCCGATTGTTGCCAAACCGACCCTGTACGCGGCAAGCTACCGGTGGGAGGTCAGCACGGCTCCGGGCACGGCCATATTTTTTGCATCACTGATCTCGATCGTGTTGCTGAGAGTCAGCCCTGCAAGAGCCGTCCGGGTCTTCGTAAAGTCGCTCAATCAGATGAAAATCGCTCTTATAACATTAGCTTCCGTCGTGGGTATCGCCTATGTCGCGAACTACTCAGGCATGTCCTACACGCTTGCTCTGGCTCTCGCGTTTTATACCGGCAAACTGTTCCCGGTGGTATCGCCGGTCATCGGGTGGATGGGGGTATTTCTTACTGGTTCCGTAACTTCCTCAGCTGTTCTGTTTGGCAAGCTACAGCAGGTAACGGCGTTGCAGATCGGCATCAATCCGGTTCTGACAACGTCGGCGAACCTGGCTGGAGGTGTTACGGGTAAGCTGATTTCTCCCCAATCCCTGGCTATTTCCTGTGCGGCCACAGGGATGGCCGGCAGGGAAACGGATATATTTCGGAAGACCTGGAGATATTCCCTGATACTTCTCGGAATCATCATCGCACTGGTCGTTGTAGAGGCCTATATTCTTCCTGGCATTGTGCCCCGCGATGTTCTGGCGCCAGTTGCAGCCGGAACCGGCTGA